Proteins co-encoded in one Setaria viridis chromosome 9, Setaria_viridis_v4.0, whole genome shotgun sequence genomic window:
- the LOC117838733 gene encoding protein HOTHEAD → MALGLASSAALVLATILGSLCLVALSEDEQLENLRFVRRAQDAPLVSHYNYIIIGGGTAGCPLAATLSEHSRVLLLERGGLPYRNMSNQQHFTDALADTSPASPAQRFISEDGVVNARARVLGGGSCLNAGFYTRASNDYVHAAGWDARLVNSSYRWVERALVFRPDVPPWQAALRDALLEAGVTPDNGFTFDHVTGTKIGGTIFDSSGQRHTAADFLRHARPGGLTVLLYATVSRILFRQQEGAPYPVAYGVVFSDPLGVQHRVYLQDGGKNEVILSAGTLGSPQLLMLSGVGPQAHLEVHGVQVLVDQPMVGQGVADNPMNSVFIPSPVPVALSLVQVVGITRTGSFIEGVSGSEFGIPVSEGVRRLARNFGLFSPQTGQLGTLPPKQRTPEALQRAAEAMRRLDRRAFRGGFILEKILGPVSSGHIELRSTDPRANPAVTFNYFQEKEDLDRCVHGIETIERVIQSRAFANFTYANASVESIFTDSANFPVNLLPRHANDSRTPEQYCRDTVMTIWHYHGGCQVGAVVDDDYRVFGVQRLRVIDSSTFKYSPGTNPQATVMMLGRYMGVKIQAERWRK, encoded by the exons ATGGCGCTGGGGCTTGCGAGCTCGGCGGCGCTGGTTCTAGCCACCATCCTGGGCTCCTTGTGCCTCGTCGCACTCTCAGAGGATG AGCAACTCGAGAACCTGCGGTTCGTGCGGCGCGCACAGGACGCGCCCCTGGTGTCGCACTAcaactacatcatcatcggcggcggcacggcgggttGCCCACTGGCGGCGACGCTGTCGGAGCACTCCCGCGTGCTGCTCCTGGAGCGCGGTGGCCTCCCCTACCGCAACATGTCCAACCAGCAGCACTTCACGGACGCGCTGGCGGACACGTccccggcgtcgccggcgcAGCGGTTCATCTCCGAGGACGGCGTGGTGAACGCCCGGGCGCGGGTACTGGGCGGTGGCAGCTGCCTCAACGCCGGGTTCTACACGCGCGCCAGCAACGACTACGTGCACGCCGCCGGGTGGGACGCGCGCCTCGTCAACTCGTCCTACCGCTGGGTGGAGCGCGCGCTGGTGTTCCGCCCCGACGTTCCGCCGTGGCAGGCGGCGCTCCGCGACGCGCTGCTCGAGGCCGGCGTCACGCCCGACAACGGGTTCACCTTCGACCACGTCACGGGGACCAAGATCGGGGGCACCATCTTCGACAGCAGCGGGCAGCGGCACACCGCCGCCGACTTCCTCCGCCACGCGCGCCCCGGGGGCCTCACCGTGCTCCTCTACGCCACCGTCTCGAGGATCCTCTTCAGGCAGCAGG AGGGGGCGCCGTACCCGGTGGCGTACGGCGTGGTGTTCAGCGACCCGCTGGGGGTGCAGCACCGGGTGTACCTCCAGGACGGCGGCAAGAACGAGGTGATCCTATCGGCGGGGACGCTGGGGAGCCCGCAGCTGCTGATGCTGAGCGGCGTCGGGCCGCAGGCGCACCTGGAGGTGCACGGCGTCCAGGTGCTAGTGGACCAGCCCATGGTCGGGCAGGGCGTGGCCGACAATcccatgaactcggtgttcatccCGTCTCCCGTGCCCGTCGCGCTCTCGCTCGTGCAGGTCGTGGGGATCACCCGCACCGGCAGCTTCATCGAGGGCGTCAGCGGCTCCGAGTTCGGCATCCCAGTCTCCGAGGGCGTCCGCCGCCTCGCTCGCAACTTCGGCCTCTTCTCTCCTCAG ACCGGGCAGCTCGGCACGCTGCCGCCGAAGCAGAGGACGCCGGAGGCGCTgcagcgcgcggcggaggcgatGCGGCGGCTGGACAGGCGGGCGTTCCGGGGCGGCTTCATCCTGGAGAAGATCCTGGGGCCCGTGTCGTCGGGCCACATCGAGCTGCGCTCCACCGACCCGCGCGCGAACCCGGCGGTGACGTTCAACTACTTCCAGGAGAAGGAGGACCTGGACCGGTGCGTGCATGGCATCGAGACGATCGAGCGGGTCATCCAGTCCCGGGCCTTCGCCAATTTCACCTACGCCAACGCCTCCGTCGAGTCCATCTTCACCGACTCCGCCAACTTCCCCGTCAACCTGCTGCCGCGCCACGCCAACGACTCCCGGACGCCGGAGCAGTACTGCAGGGACACCGTCATGACCATCTGGCACTACCACGGCGGCTGCCAGgtcggcgccgtcgtcgacgaTGACTACCGGGTGTTCGGCGTGCAGCGGCTCAGGGTCATCGACAGCTCCACCTTCAAGTACTCCCCAGGCACCAACCCGCAGGCCACCGTCATGATGCTCGGAAGGTATATGGGTGTGAAAATCCAGGCAGAGAGATGGAGGAAATGA